One Spiroplasma endosymbiont of Dioctria linearis DNA segment encodes these proteins:
- a CDS encoding AAA family ATPase: MDITERIKKLIKAISFQVYEKETIFRLAMLALLGEESIFLLGKPGIAKSLISRRLKFAIKGGTNFEYLMSKFSTPEEIYGPIDLRLLKEGKYVRVVENYLPASNVGFLDEIWKAGPSIQNTLLTIINEKLFRNGGTDIKVPLKLLISASNELPAEGEGLEALFDRFIIRFIAEGLKSDDNFEQLLDGESSLDVDVDPKLQLTIQELEIWKKQSKQVKISRKTLDFIHYFRKKILKETNGEAYISDRRWKKISGLMKTSAFYNGRSETDIADLFVIPYCIWDNEEQEKQYSEIFFNTFLEQFGLEWRNEKKNLMNQIDLVNSQIGQVEAQFLRLTPYTDPFKGAINGTYYFINFTDGGDSYKICFISAADWNKIRNLTNESFEIDLHFGVNLNKYSGSQKTLVKAYKADQILFVNENKKYLLQNESPNEFNQQMNNLADNIVELETKYKALSAKMFKEYKKYMNMNCIFFEEIYDEKIAQAFDAKTKKQLEQEAELEKQFKLNEKNNNQKNPIDDLDFKLEI; encoded by the coding sequence ATGGATATTACAGAAAGAATTAAAAAATTAATAAAAGCAATTTCATTTCAAGTTTATGAAAAAGAAACAATATTTAGATTAGCAATGTTAGCTCTTTTAGGAGAGGAGTCAATTTTCCTTTTAGGTAAACCAGGTATTGCCAAATCACTAATTTCGCGTAGATTAAAATTTGCTATTAAGGGTGGTACTAATTTTGAATACTTAATGAGTAAATTTTCAACTCCAGAAGAAATCTATGGACCAATTGACTTAAGATTACTAAAAGAAGGTAAATATGTTAGAGTTGTTGAAAATTATCTACCTGCTTCAAATGTTGGTTTTTTAGATGAAATTTGAAAAGCTGGACCAAGTATTCAAAATACATTATTGACAATTATTAATGAGAAGCTTTTTAGAAATGGTGGAACAGATATAAAAGTTCCATTGAAACTATTAATTTCAGCTTCAAATGAATTACCTGCAGAAGGTGAAGGATTGGAAGCTTTATTTGACCGTTTTATTATTAGATTTATAGCTGAAGGTTTAAAAAGTGATGATAATTTTGAGCAACTTTTAGATGGTGAATCATCACTTGACGTTGATGTAGATCCAAAACTTCAACTTACAATTCAAGAATTGGAAATCTGAAAAAAACAATCAAAACAAGTAAAAATTAGTAGAAAAACTTTAGACTTTATTCATTATTTTAGAAAAAAAATATTAAAAGAAACAAATGGAGAAGCTTATATTTCTGATAGACGTTGAAAAAAAATATCAGGGTTAATGAAAACAAGTGCATTTTATAATGGAAGATCAGAAACTGATATTGCTGATTTATTTGTAATTCCATACTGTATTTGAGATAACGAAGAACAAGAAAAGCAGTATTCTGAAATTTTCTTTAATACATTTTTGGAACAATTTGGTTTAGAATGAAGAAATGAAAAGAAAAACTTAATGAATCAAATTGATTTAGTAAACTCACAAATTGGTCAAGTTGAAGCACAATTTTTAAGATTAACACCATATACTGATCCATTTAAAGGTGCAATTAATGGAACATACTATTTTATTAATTTTACAGATGGTGGAGATAGCTATAAAATTTGTTTTATATCTGCAGCGGATTGAAATAAAATAAGAAATTTAACAAATGAGTCATTTGAAATTGATTTACATTTTGGAGTAAATTTAAATAAATATTCAGGAAGTCAAAAAACATTAGTTAAAGCTTATAAAGCAGATCAGATTCTTTTTGTAAATGAAAACAAAAAATACTTATTACAAAATGAAAGTCCAAATGAATTTAATCAACAAATGAATAATTTAGCAGATAATATTGTTGAACTTGAAACTAAATATAAAGCATTGTCAGCAAAAATGTTTAAAGAGTATAAAAAATATATGAATATGAATTGTATTTTCTTTGAAGAAATTTATGATGAAAAAATTGCGCAAGCATTCGATGCAAAGACTAAAAAACAATTGGAACAAGAAGCTGAATTAGAAAAGCAATTTAAACTAAACGAAAAAAATAATAATCAAAAAAATCCAATTGATGATTTAGACTTTAAATTAGAAATTTAA
- the rpsO gene encoding 30S ribosomal protein S15: MVSKTQIENIVKEFGVNTNDTGRAEVQIAILTQDIQNLTEHLNLHKKDITSRRSLLKKVAQRRHLLNFLFKKDVERYKTIIEKLKIRK; encoded by the coding sequence ATGGTTTCTAAAACACAAATTGAAAATATTGTTAAGGAATTCGGAGTTAATACAAATGACACAGGTAGAGCTGAAGTTCAAATTGCTATTTTAACTCAAGATATTCAAAATCTAACAGAGCACTTAAATTTACATAAAAAAGATATTACTTCAAGAAGAAGTTTATTAAAAAAGGTAGCTCAAAGAAGACATTTATTAAACTTTTTGTTTAAAAAAGATGTTGAGAGATATAAAACAATTATTGAAAAACTAAAAATAAGAAAATAG
- a CDS encoding PCC domain-containing protein: MLVKEKSNLLVIFLENGEDIDQQIQNIIREYKLIDAKITGYGYLKRLEYGVLSQIDPFFLSKLLKEGLITVTNLNGMVDNRESAIMVSSVDDKFERHQGRLISGVVANSFNIILEIYKTE; encoded by the coding sequence ATGTTAGTAAAAGAAAAATCAAATTTATTAGTTATTTTTTTGGAGAATGGGGAAGATATTGACCAACAAATTCAAAATATAATAAGAGAATATAAACTTATTGATGCAAAAATTACTGGATATGGTTATTTAAAAAGATTAGAATATGGTGTACTTTCTCAAATTGATCCATTTTTCTTATCAAAATTATTAAAAGAGGGACTTATTACTGTTACAAATTTAAATGGTATGGTTGATAATAGAGAATCAGCAATAATGGTTAGTTCTGTAGATGATAAATTTGAAAGACATCAAGGAAGATTAATTAGTGGAGTTGTGGCAAATTCATTCAATATAATTTTAGAGATATATAAAACAGAGTAA
- a CDS encoding lipoprotein, whose product MKKLLAIFGSSLLVVSPTILVVSCTKNKKIIDDISLQTAVEQIGKSIYLSDTKNYNFDYQMDGILKNKRIKDISNIYGNDNYTKDDLNSYSRFDELYRYYFDKNLFNEDLKVAETINFEGNIKPQNSATLETILVTIPNLLELLGNGKIIALLFKLLTIFPSFIVNLSDNYLVSYLDKLLSKENSEAFSNAFSNEPYADFTNQESLNSAIIGFSNSIDYLIGNKNQLEIPTKDELEEEVFLNSISKLTTNLKSIFNNEKSISFDLIIDLPAIAEIVRFVRTLIVYIANGVGTIYTESESNGNKNYFKQIEVFRDTKIDATKNEINVLNFLDFLESTYKNGDGLKLILALLFQSYENPKLKTIFPGIPSVGVIADEKIQLKGINPLLQASMNAIFPTFYITEGLSPIIVNLLKAFKIDRVNLGSVCIELVNSLVSGSNFKGIIDIMNSFLVSSIIKDEILKEKLKSLKKIDEIYKNSLWDELYSGKFINKILLVLNNEENEEDINIKNIIQNTNVTFLGRKLTYKEVFWNIINNEDFEGEFKIDFTNISELLINLRKILDLKNGEKNENDLYKFQTNLQTLFVNLQGSKKLTSWVTNPKNEEESSLWEEYRKEQSKYNKKINDDILNQEIISVTDLKNYSYQVEVENKKYTIKLKMLKSKKFQISSIF is encoded by the coding sequence ATGAAAAAACTATTAGCTATTTTTGGATCCTCTTTATTAGTGGTTTCACCAACTATTTTAGTAGTCTCTTGTACTAAAAATAAAAAAATAATAGATGATATTTCATTACAAACTGCAGTTGAACAAATTGGTAAATCAATTTATTTAAGTGATACAAAAAACTATAATTTTGATTATCAAATGGATGGTATATTAAAAAATAAAAGAATAAAAGATATATCAAATATATATGGAAATGATAATTATACTAAAGATGATTTAAATTCTTATTCAAGATTTGATGAACTATATAGATATTATTTTGATAAAAATCTTTTTAATGAGGATTTAAAAGTTGCTGAAACAATAAATTTTGAAGGTAATATTAAACCTCAAAATAGCGCAACTCTAGAAACAATTCTTGTAACAATTCCTAATTTATTGGAATTGTTAGGTAATGGTAAAATTATTGCTTTGCTATTTAAATTATTAACAATATTTCCATCATTTATTGTAAATTTAAGTGATAACTATTTAGTTAGTTATTTAGACAAACTTCTTTCAAAGGAAAATAGTGAAGCATTTTCAAATGCCTTTTCAAATGAACCTTATGCTGATTTTACAAATCAAGAGTCTTTAAATTCAGCAATTATTGGTTTCTCAAACTCAATTGATTATCTTATTGGAAATAAAAATCAATTAGAAATCCCAACAAAAGATGAGCTTGAAGAGGAAGTATTTCTGAACTCAATAAGTAAATTAACTACTAATCTTAAATCAATTTTTAATAATGAAAAATCAATTAGTTTCGATTTAATAATTGATCTACCTGCTATTGCTGAAATAGTTAGATTTGTAAGAACTCTAATTGTATATATTGCAAATGGAGTAGGAACAATTTATACAGAAAGTGAATCTAATGGAAATAAAAACTACTTCAAACAAATTGAAGTATTTAGAGATACAAAAATTGATGCTACTAAAAATGAAATAAATGTTTTAAACTTTCTTGATTTTTTAGAAAGTACATATAAAAATGGTGACGGTTTAAAATTAATATTGGCTTTATTATTTCAAAGTTATGAAAATCCTAAATTAAAAACTATTTTTCCTGGAATCCCAAGTGTTGGAGTAATTGCAGATGAAAAAATTCAACTAAAAGGGATAAACCCCTTGTTACAAGCTTCAATGAATGCTATATTTCCAACTTTTTATATAACTGAAGGATTATCACCAATAATTGTAAATCTTTTAAAAGCTTTTAAAATTGATAGAGTAAACTTAGGAAGTGTATGCATTGAGTTGGTTAATTCATTAGTATCTGGTTCAAACTTTAAAGGAATTATTGATATTATGAATAGTTTCTTAGTTAGCTCTATTATCAAAGATGAGATTTTAAAAGAAAAACTAAAAAGTTTGAAGAAAATTGATGAAATTTACAAAAATTCATTATGAGATGAACTTTATAGTGGAAAATTTATTAACAAAATTCTATTAGTATTGAATAATGAAGAAAATGAAGAAGATATTAATATTAAAAATATTATACAAAATACTAATGTAACATTTTTAGGGAGAAAATTAACATATAAAGAGGTTTTTTGAAACATAATTAATAATGAGGATTTTGAAGGTGAATTTAAAATTGATTTTACTAATATCTCTGAATTATTAATAAATTTAAGAAAAATATTAGATTTAAAAAATGGTGAAAAAAACGAAAATGATCTTTATAAATTTCAAACTAATTTACAGACTTTGTTTGTAAATCTACAAGGTAGTAAAAAACTAACATCATGAGTTACAAATCCAAAAAATGAAGAAGAATCTAGTTTATGAGAAGAATATAGAAAAGAACAATCTAAGTATAATAAAAAAATAAATGATGATATTTTAAATCAAGAAATCATAAGTGTTACTGACTTAAAAAATTATTCATATCAGGTTGAAGTTGAGAACAAAAAATATACTATTAAACTTAAAATGTTAAAAAGTAAAAAATTTCAAATTAGTTCAATTTTTTAA
- the miaA gene encoding tRNA (adenosine(37)-N6)-dimethylallyltransferase MiaA has protein sequence MNKIIVIVGPTASGKTDLSIKIAKEFNGECINADSTQIFKGTDIATNKITTQEMQGIKHHLLSIKEVNESYSVAEFQKHAREKIAKVLENEKTPILIGGTGLYINSVLMDYNFSSDDHIDNYAKKYDTKSNQEIWDFLNLKDSLEAKKIHMNNRYRLIRALELIELTGITKTKLTKDNKRYLYNNLLIIGISAKREELYSKINNRVLSLIEKGLFEEIQLAYKANNFDKRAQSLKCIGGPEIIKYFEKEIDYEKCIELMQQNNRHYARRQLTWFKNQLNNVKWFEHDYKNFEDISNEIIEYIRSNL, from the coding sequence ATGAATAAAATAATAGTTATAGTTGGACCAACAGCAAGTGGGAAAACAGACCTATCAATTAAAATTGCAAAGGAATTTAATGGAGAATGTATTAACGCAGACTCTACTCAAATTTTTAAAGGAACAGATATAGCAACAAATAAAATAACAACACAAGAAATGCAAGGAATAAAACATCATTTACTTTCTATAAAAGAAGTTAATGAGAGCTACTCAGTAGCAGAATTTCAAAAGCATGCAAGAGAAAAAATTGCAAAAGTATTGGAGAACGAAAAAACTCCTATACTTATTGGTGGAACAGGACTTTATATTAATTCGGTTTTAATGGATTATAACTTTAGCAGTGATGATCATATTGATAATTATGCAAAAAAATATGATACAAAATCAAATCAGGAGATTTGAGATTTTTTAAATTTAAAAGATAGTTTAGAGGCCAAAAAAATTCATATGAATAATAGATATAGATTAATTAGAGCTTTGGAGCTTATTGAACTAACAGGAATAACAAAAACTAAACTAACAAAGGACAATAAAAGGTATCTTTATAATAATTTATTAATTATTGGAATATCTGCCAAAAGAGAGGAATTATATAGTAAAATAAACAATAGGGTACTTAGCTTAATAGAAAAAGGTTTGTTTGAAGAAATACAATTGGCTTATAAAGCTAATAATTTTGACAAAAGAGCCCAATCTTTAAAATGCATTGGAGGTCCAGAAATCATAAAATATTTTGAAAAAGAAATAGATTATGAAAAATGTATCGAACTGATGCAACAAAATAATAGGCATTATGCAAGAAGGCAGTTAACTTGATTCAAAAATCAATTAAATAACGTTAAATGATTTGAACATGATTATAAAAATTTTGAAGACATATCTAATGAAATTATTGAATATATCAGATCAAATCTTTAA
- a CDS encoding tRNA (cytidine(34)-2'-O)-methyltransferase, with amino-acid sequence MKKINIVLFQPEIADNVGAIMRTCALTNSKLHLIEPFGFIFDKRNFVRSSANNFEGCEYVRYDDWNDFITCNPNANIFCMTRYGKKPISDFQFKQINDEVFIMFGKESTGIPKKILKDNMDKCFRIPMVSSGRSLNIANSVGIATYEVLRQWDYLDLSKVEVEKGEDYLDID; translated from the coding sequence ATGAAAAAAATCAATATAGTATTGTTTCAACCAGAAATTGCTGATAATGTTGGAGCTATAATGAGAACTTGCGCACTTACAAATTCAAAACTACATTTAATTGAACCATTTGGTTTTATTTTCGATAAAAGAAATTTTGTAAGAAGTAGTGCTAATAATTTTGAAGGTTGTGAATATGTAAGATATGATGACTGAAATGACTTTATAACTTGCAATCCAAATGCTAATATATTTTGCATGACTCGATATGGTAAAAAACCAATTAGTGATTTTCAATTTAAACAAATTAATGATGAAGTGTTTATTATGTTTGGAAAGGAATCAACAGGTATTCCAAAAAAGATTTTAAAAGATAATATGGACAAATGTTTTAGAATTCCTATGGTAAGTTCAGGAAGAAGTCTTAATATTGCCAACTCTGTGGGAATTGCTACTTATGAAGTTTTAAGACAATGAGATTATTTGGATCTGTCAAAAGTTGAAGTTGAAAAGGGAGAGGACTATCTAGATATAGATTAA
- a CDS encoding DxFTY motif-containing membrane protein, which produces MLNNQIKNFNESRTPFFKSLLLLIIESIIPGLTIWFCVGFDFNFSLTSKLPYPNVGYVALICTVYFLYSFLITYLFYKFKFHEADMFTFSSLITLILIILILFGSFMNTSGIWIFVRFIAIVAFVIIATPFFVFISVLFRNKENKKIEDYEKVLEAYKKGEIIPSNKLLRAQRYQIYLIKKQNKIEELKNFKIELDEKITKELQEQELKRNIKMKKIIEKLDQKEEKQRQKKQKD; this is translated from the coding sequence ATGTTAAATAATCAAATTAAAAATTTTAATGAATCAAGAACCCCATTTTTTAAGAGTTTACTTTTATTAATTATAGAGTCAATAATTCCTGGCTTAACTATTTGATTTTGTGTTGGATTTGACTTTAATTTTTCTCTTACAAGTAAGCTGCCATATCCAAATGTAGGTTATGTTGCACTAATTTGTACTGTATACTTTTTATACAGCTTTTTGATAACGTATTTATTTTATAAGTTTAAATTTCATGAAGCAGATATGTTTACTTTTAGTTCCTTAATTACTTTGATATTAATTATATTAATTTTGTTTGGTAGTTTTATGAATACTTCAGGTATTTGAATATTTGTTAGATTTATTGCTATAGTTGCCTTTGTTATAATAGCAACTCCATTTTTTGTTTTTATAAGTGTTTTATTTAGAAATAAGGAAAATAAAAAAATAGAAGATTATGAAAAAGTGCTAGAAGCTTATAAAAAAGGCGAAATTATACCGAGTAATAAATTATTAAGAGCTCAAAGATATCAAATTTATTTAATTAAAAAACAAAATAAGATAGAGGAATTAAAGAATTTTAAAATAGAATTAGATGAAAAAATAACAAAAGAACTACAAGAACAAGAGTTAAAAAGAAATATTAAAATGAAAAAAATAATAGAGAAATTAGATCAAAAAGAAGAAAAGCAAAGACAAAAAAAACAGAAAGATTAG
- a CDS encoding SGNH/GDSL hydrolase family protein: protein MKKLLSLLTVFSFSISTVTSTVSCMPKQPSTIKTSPLKIGLDIDKSKAIDTSSNPNDHFGFTNYFIVGDSLSDVNGLTTYVKDKFVVNTSLDQYVDFNLTLGGAYGFEEDGVYNSAFSNGKTTGYLLSEKLNFGAMKPSNKYSKLNNSKEGYGKNYSVGGATAGKSSEFVNGIIINDFSTEEQARALVKQQKIGANDLVFFEIGGNDMFSLIQSQDSQNDKVVIEYMDESIKSIRATLFTLLNNGIKNILFMGPPIMDVVPRYINREEKQDIIDLGKEYELKINKLINEVNNYYSGNLFYSSLYEGDNDFPNIIEGYGKTISNQIENEYNTSSPFSEKTIIQVNGKETFNFNELSRINFKNYIETIKINNTFNKTKLDVKVIGQPLVENLWGDDLKKRDEIMTSYFFTDIVHPTKLVHEYVSEIIKEIVFREFK, encoded by the coding sequence ATGAAAAAATTATTATCATTATTAACTGTATTTAGCTTTTCAATATCAACAGTAACTTCAACAGTTTCTTGTATGCCAAAGCAACCAAGTACTATTAAGACAAGTCCTTTAAAAATTGGTTTGGATATTGATAAAAGTAAAGCTATTGATACAAGTTCAAACCCAAATGATCATTTTGGTTTTACCAACTATTTTATAGTAGGTGACTCATTGAGTGATGTTAATGGTTTAACAACTTATGTTAAAGATAAATTTGTAGTAAATACATCATTGGATCAATATGTTGATTTCAATTTAACACTTGGAGGAGCATATGGTTTTGAAGAAGATGGTGTTTATAATAGTGCTTTTAGTAATGGAAAGACTACAGGCTATCTATTATCTGAAAAATTAAATTTTGGAGCAATGAAACCTAGTAATAAATACTCAAAACTAAATAATTCAAAAGAAGGTTATGGTAAAAATTACTCTGTTGGTGGTGCAACAGCTGGAAAATCATCAGAATTTGTAAATGGAATTATTATTAATGATTTTAGTACAGAAGAACAAGCAAGAGCTTTAGTTAAACAACAAAAAATTGGAGCAAATGATTTAGTGTTTTTTGAAATTGGAGGTAACGATATGTTCTCCTTAATTCAAAGTCAAGATAGTCAAAATGACAAAGTTGTAATAGAATATATGGATGAATCTATTAAAAGTATTAGAGCAACATTATTTACACTTTTAAATAATGGTATAAAAAATATTCTATTTATGGGACCACCAATTATGGATGTTGTTCCTAGATATATTAATAGAGAAGAAAAACAAGATATTATCGATCTCGGAAAAGAGTACGAACTTAAAATTAATAAATTAATCAATGAAGTAAACAACTATTATTCTGGAAACTTATTTTATAGCTCACTATATGAAGGAGATAATGATTTTCCAAATATTATAGAGGGATATGGGAAGACTATTAGTAATCAAATTGAAAATGAATATAATACTTCATCTCCATTCTCTGAAAAAACTATAATACAAGTAAATGGTAAAGAAACTTTTAATTTTAATGAGCTTTCAAGAATTAACTTTAAAAATTATATTGAGACAATTAAAATAAATAATACATTCAACAAAACTAAATTGGATGTTAAGGTTATAGGTCAACCTTTAGTTGAAAATTTATGAGGAGATGACTTGAAAAAGAGAGATGAAATAATGACTTCATACTTTTTTACTGACATTGTTCATCCAACTAAACTGGTTCATGAATATGTTTCAGAGATAATAAAAGAAATTGTCTTTAGGGAGTTTAAATAA
- the rdgB gene encoding RdgB/HAM1 family non-canonical purine NTP pyrophosphatase, whose product MNVLWFASQNFNKIKEIKEMIPEMEIKSLNDLPDLIDIPEDEPTFEKNALFKAKTLSQIVEGVVVADDSGLSIKRLDNFPGIYSARWAKPETDWMKINDLLLKKLERENLMKSEDRKAFFTSSIALIDKNKGVEQVFTGIVNGVIVDSQIGENGFAYDRIFKPDNFDKTFAQMTKEEKNSISHRNRSITLLKEFLKKNNYF is encoded by the coding sequence ATGAACGTTTTATGATTTGCTTCACAAAATTTTAATAAAATTAAAGAGATTAAAGAAATGATTCCTGAAATGGAAATTAAATCGCTAAATGATCTTCCTGATTTAATTGATATACCTGAAGATGAACCAACATTTGAGAAAAATGCTTTATTTAAAGCTAAGACATTATCGCAGATAGTTGAGGGAGTAGTTGTTGCAGATGATTCGGGACTGAGTATTAAACGCTTAGATAACTTTCCCGGAATTTATTCAGCAAGATGAGCTAAACCAGAAACAGATTGGATGAAAATAAATGATTTATTATTGAAAAAGTTAGAGCGAGAAAATTTAATGAAAAGCGAAGATAGAAAAGCATTTTTTACATCTTCAATTGCCCTAATTGACAAGAATAAGGGTGTTGAACAAGTATTTACAGGAATAGTAAATGGAGTTATTGTTGATAGTCAAATTGGTGAAAATGGTTTTGCATATGACAGAATTTTCAAACCAGATAACTTTGATAAAACTTTTGCTCAAATGACCAAAGAAGAAAAAAACTCTATATCACATCGTAATCGCTCAATAACTTTATTAAAAGAGTTTTTAAAAAAGAATAACTATTTTTAA
- a CDS encoding DEAD/DEAH box helicase, whose product MKFSDFGFKKFINDALEEIGFVYPTKIQEKVIPLIKKHRSVIAQSHTGTGKTHSFLLPILNNIVYDETNKIQCLIVTPTRELARQIYENTKDILKLNDKGTVGLFVGGDDIEKSIQNVKTKQPSVVIGTPTRLKKMYEEGNLFITTAKYVVIDECDMIFDLGFIEEVDYMLSKINRDVNVSLFSATINKGLRPFLQKYLSKSIFIENKDSNPTNKNIEHVLVWTKNKENKEVLRTIVSEINPYVCMVFLNKKDQIKEIISWLNEFGIKNVGELHGDLDSRQRTNMQKRIQNGDFKWIVGSDVAARGIDIDGVSHIISVDLPKDLDYYIHRSGRTGRNQYSGQSYVLFNSTNQHQIDELKSKGISFSNFKLVNNQLVEINTVKKKKEFNANLPVNVETKKIIDKYKGQKVKPGYKKRRKAEVDKVKKDIRRKHIKESIAKIKKDKYKKRREELFEN is encoded by the coding sequence ATGAAATTTTCAGATTTTGGCTTTAAAAAATTTATTAATGATGCTTTAGAAGAAATTGGATTTGTCTATCCAACTAAAATTCAAGAGAAAGTTATTCCACTTATAAAGAAACATAGATCAGTTATTGCTCAGTCGCACACAGGAACTGGAAAAACGCATTCTTTTTTATTGCCTATATTAAATAATATTGTATATGATGAAACAAATAAAATTCAATGTTTAATAGTAACTCCAACAAGAGAACTTGCTAGACAAATCTATGAAAATACTAAAGATATTTTAAAGTTAAATGATAAGGGAACAGTTGGGTTATTTGTTGGTGGAGATGATATTGAAAAATCAATTCAAAATGTTAAAACAAAGCAGCCTAGTGTTGTAATTGGAACACCAACAAGATTAAAAAAAATGTATGAAGAAGGTAATTTATTTATTACTACTGCAAAATATGTAGTAATTGATGAATGTGATATGATTTTTGATCTTGGATTTATTGAAGAAGTAGACTATATGCTCTCAAAAATTAATAGGGATGTAAACGTATCTTTATTTTCTGCAACAATTAATAAAGGATTAAGACCTTTTTTACAAAAATATTTATCAAAATCCATTTTTATAGAAAATAAGGATTCAAATCCAACTAATAAAAATATTGAGCATGTTCTTGTTTGAACAAAAAATAAGGAAAATAAGGAAGTTCTTAGAACAATTGTGAGTGAAATTAATCCTTATGTTTGTATGGTTTTTTTAAATAAAAAAGATCAAATAAAAGAGATTATCTCTTGACTAAATGAATTTGGCATTAAAAATGTAGGTGAGTTACACGGAGATTTAGACTCAAGACAGAGAACAAATATGCAAAAAAGAATTCAAAATGGTGATTTTAAATGAATTGTAGGTTCAGATGTAGCGGCAAGAGGAATTGATATTGATGGAGTAAGTCATATTATTTCAGTTGACCTGCCAAAGGACTTAGATTATTATATTCACAGAAGTGGTAGAACTGGAAGAAATCAATATTCTGGCCAAAGTTATGTTTTATTTAACTCTACAAATCAACACCAAATTGATGAACTAAAGTCAAAGGGTATTTCATTTTCTAACTTTAAATTGGTAAATAATCAATTAGTTGAAATTAATACTGTTAAAAAGAAAAAAGAATTTAATGCAAATTTACCAGTAAATGTTGAAACTAAAAAAATTATTGATAAATATAAGGGTCAAAAAGTAAAACCAGGATATAAAAAACGTAGAAAAGCTGAAGTAGATAAAGTTAAAAAAGATATCAGAAGAAAGCATATTAAAGAGTCAATAGCAAAAATTAAAAAAGATAAATACAAAAAACGTAGAGAAGAATTATTTGAGAATTAG
- the truB gene encoding tRNA pseudouridine(55) synthase TruB: MDGKSGILLVRKPEGITSNDLIQNIKRKFNIKKIGHAGTLDPLATGLMVILINQATKISNYILSSDKSYIVTMKLFIHTDSQDITGKVVQEEEYKKISKSLVKEVVNKYNGYIYDQYPPIYSAVKVNGKKLYEYARKQQEVEIKPKKVTIKSCELIEFNQKLGTIKLNVRCSKGTYIRSLVTDFAKDLETIATVCQLERTSSGGLNLADAKEIEQIEQKDLMSMYDALMKNEHTLIEYHRIRDIKQGKAISLNGINYPIIFIINDSKEVMAIYKHIAHDLYKCQRGLWDEVPLDQLTEAERNGYYD, encoded by the coding sequence ATGGATGGTAAATCAGGAATACTTTTAGTACGCAAACCAGAAGGAATTACTTCAAATGATTTAATTCAAAATATTAAGCGAAAATTTAATATTAAAAAAATTGGTCATGCTGGAACATTGGACCCTCTAGCAACAGGACTGATGGTAATTTTAATCAATCAAGCAACAAAAATATCAAATTATATTTTAAGTAGTGACAAAAGTTATATTGTAACAATGAAGCTGTTTATACATACTGATTCACAAGATATTACAGGAAAAGTAGTACAAGAAGAGGAATATAAAAAAATTTCAAAGTCTCTAGTAAAAGAAGTTGTTAATAAATATAATGGCTATATTTATGATCAGTATCCACCAATATATTCAGCAGTTAAAGTGAATGGGAAAAAACTATATGAATATGCAAGAAAACAACAGGAAGTTGAAATTAAACCAAAAAAGGTTACTATTAAAAGCTGTGAGTTAATAGAATTTAATCAAAAATTGGGAACAATTAAATTAAATGTTAGATGTAGTAAAGGAACCTATATTAGAAGTTTAGTTACAGATTTTGCAAAGGATTTAGAAACAATTGCAACGGTTTGTCAATTAGAAAGAACATCTTCTGGAGGTTTAAATTTAGCTGATGCAAAAGAGATAGAACAAATAGAACAAAAGGATCTAATGTCTATGTATGATGCTTTAATGAAAAATGAACATACACTAATTGAATATCATAGAATTAGAGATATTAAACAAGGTAAGGCAATTAGTTTAAATGGTATTAATTATCCAATAATTTTTATTATTAATGACTCTAAAGAGGTAATGGCAATTTATAAACATATTGCCCATGACCTTTATAAATGTCAAAGAGGTTTGTGAGATGAGGTTCCTTTAGATCAATTAACTGAAGCTGAAAGGAATGGATATTATGATTAA